The following coding sequences lie in one Arachis stenosperma cultivar V10309 chromosome 5, arast.V10309.gnm1.PFL2, whole genome shotgun sequence genomic window:
- the LOC130979360 gene encoding probable galacturonosyltransferase-like 1, which yields MASMAAITTTVLLFFIMILYSSSTINATTTTTQQRFKEAPKFYNSPNCPAIQQSDKCSDDAVHVAMTLDATYLRGSMAAILSVLQHSSCPENILFHFVTAASSSTSFLNTTLSSSFPYLKFQIYPFHDAAVAGLISTSIRSALDCPLNYARNYLANLLPSCVRRIVYLDSDLVLVDDISKLAATPLPNDAVLAAPEYCNANFSAYFTPSFWSNPSLSLTFASRRPCYFNTGVMVIDLERWRAGDYTTKIEEWMELQKRMRIYELGSLPPFLLVFAGNIGPVDHRWNQHGLGGDNFRGLCRDLHPGPVSLLHWSGKGKPWARLDANRPCPLDALWTPYDLLQTPFALEA from the coding sequence atgGCCTCCATGGCCGCCATTACTACTACAGTCCTCCTCTTCTTTATTATGATCCTCTACTCATCATCAACAATAAAtgcaacaaccaccaccactcAACAGCGCTTCAAAGAAGCTCCCAAATTCTACAACTCCCCAAACTGTCCCGCCATTCAGCAATCAGACAAGTGCTCCGATGACGCAGTGCACGTTGCAATGACACTCGACGCCACCTACCTCCGGGGTTCCATGGCCGCCATCCTCTCCGTCCTCCAGCACTCATCCTGCCCTGAGAATATCCTCTTCCACTTCGTCACTGCCGCCTCCTCCTCCACGTCGTTCCTTAACACCACCCTCTCCTCTTCCTTCCCCTACCTCAAGTTCCAAATCTACCCTTTCCATGACGCCGCCGTCGCTGGCCTCATTTCCACCTCCATCCGCTCCGCCCTCGACTGTCCCCTCAACTACGCCCGCAACTACCTCGCCAACCTCCTCCCCTCCTGCGTCCGCCGTATCGTCTACCTTGACTCCGACCTCGTCCTGGTCGACGACATCTCCAAGCTCGCCGCCACGCCACTCCCCAACGACGCCGTCCTCGCCGCACCGGAGTACTGTAACGCAAACTTCAGCGCATACTTCACTCCATCGTTCTGGTCCAACCCTTCCCTGTCGCTCACATTCGCCTCCCGAAGGCCCTGCTACTTCAACACTGGCGTCATGGTCATCGATCTCGAGCGGTGGCGTGCCGGCGACTACACCACCAAGATCGAGGAGTGGATGGAGCTTCAGAAGAGGATGCGGATCTACGAGCTCGGGTCTTTGCCGCCGTTTCTTTTGGTTTTCGCCGGGAACATAGGCCCGGTGGATCATAGGTGGAACCAGCACGGTCTCGGCGGGGACAACTTTCGCGGGCTTTGCAGGGACTTGCATCCGGGCCCGGTAAGCCTACTGCATTGGAGCGGGAAAGGGAAGCCCTGGGCCAGGCTCGACGCCAATCGCCCTTGCCCGTTGGACGCCTTATGGACTCCCTATGACCTCCTCCAGACACCTTTCGCGCTCGAGGCCTAA